The Deltaproteobacteria bacterium genome window below encodes:
- a CDS encoding DinB family protein yields MPTSPSLIDHYRAFARYNERFNRQLYDVVAELGDDERSRDLGAFFGSVDRTLHHILQADRIWLSRFRTAGFDFPALEEAELEYGVQGLAPGSTPAFDTLRRERVALDQVILAWIEDLDDEVLGATLRYTNMAGTTREHALWIAISHLFNHQTHHRGQVTTLLKQLGRDVGVTDFLVFALG; encoded by the coding sequence ATGCCGACGAGCCCCTCTCTCATCGACCACTACCGCGCCTTCGCCCGCTACAACGAACGCTTCAATCGCCAGCTCTACGACGTCGTCGCCGAGCTCGGCGACGACGAGCGCAGCCGCGATCTCGGCGCGTTCTTCGGCTCGGTCGACCGGACCCTCCACCACATCCTGCAGGCCGATCGCATCTGGTTGTCCCGCTTCCGCACGGCGGGCTTCGACTTCCCCGCGCTGGAGGAGGCCGAGCTGGAGTATGGCGTGCAGGGCCTGGCGCCGGGGAGCACGCCTGCCTTCGACACGCTGCGCCGCGAGCGGGTCGCGCTCGATCAGGTCATCCTCGCCTGGATCGAGGATCTCGACGACGAGGTCCTCGGCGCGACGCTGCGCTACACCAACATGGCCGGCACCACCCGCGAGCACGCGCTGTGGATCGCCATCTCGCATCTCTTCAACCACCAGACCCACCACCGCGGCCAGGTCACGACCCTGTTGAAGCAGCTCGGCCGCGACGTCGGTGTGACCGACTTCCTGGTGTTCGCGCTCGGCTAG
- a CDS encoding GNAT family N-acetyltransferase has translation MTARRLRTARLDLVTATAQHVLVALEDLAKGTSKLGGLLAADIPASWPPRELDEGALRYTLDALHRGPAQLGWWMRYVVLHHGPEGRPSLIGTVGLKGPPQHGAVELGYSIVDDQQRRGFATEAASALVDWAFEHDDVTEVFAQTLAELEPSIRVLHKLAFTPAAPREPETLCFTKSRTQWLAEGPAARRVPKLRIPAADEAIAGIPPVAREVFARLLAEPRLDDETLRAQIRGHVARIEAAAAANPYVDDALARDIARICEALLDAVQPGTPGHVRQQIQAASRYFVTEDDGDSDLAIGGLDEDAAIANAIAVHLGRADLVSAML, from the coding sequence ATGACCGCACGACGCCTGAGGACCGCCCGACTCGACCTCGTCACCGCGACGGCGCAGCACGTGCTGGTCGCGCTCGAGGACCTCGCCAAGGGCACGAGCAAGCTCGGCGGTCTGCTTGCGGCCGACATCCCCGCCAGCTGGCCGCCGCGGGAGCTCGACGAGGGCGCGCTGCGCTACACCCTCGATGCGCTCCACCGCGGCCCCGCGCAGCTGGGCTGGTGGATGCGCTACGTCGTGCTCCACCACGGGCCCGAAGGTCGGCCGTCGCTGATCGGCACCGTCGGCCTCAAGGGCCCGCCGCAGCACGGCGCCGTCGAGCTCGGCTACAGCATCGTCGACGATCAACAGCGACGCGGCTTCGCGACCGAGGCCGCGTCGGCGCTGGTCGACTGGGCGTTCGAGCACGACGACGTCACCGAGGTCTTCGCACAGACCCTGGCCGAGCTCGAGCCGTCGATTCGCGTGCTGCACAAGCTCGCCTTCACCCCGGCCGCCCCACGCGAGCCCGAGACCCTGTGCTTCACCAAGTCGCGCACGCAGTGGCTGGCCGAGGGCCCTGCGGCGCGACGCGTACCCAAGCTGCGCATCCCCGCGGCCGACGAGGCCATCGCCGGCATCCCGCCGGTCGCGCGCGAGGTCTTCGCGCGGCTGCTGGCCGAGCCGCGCCTCGACGACGAGACATTGCGCGCGCAGATCCGCGGCCACGTCGCACGCATCGAGGCCGCCGCGGCCGCGAACCCCTACGTCGACGACGCGCTGGCCCGCGACATCGCCCGCATCTGCGAGGCGCTGCTCGACGCCGTGCAGCCCGGCACCCCCGGCCACGTGCGTCAGCAGATCCAGGCCGCGTCGCGCTACTTCGTGACCGAAGACGACGGCGACAGCGACCTCGCGATCGGTGGGCTCGACGAGGACGCAGCGATCGCCAATGCGATCGCGGTGCACCTCGGCCGCGCCGACCTGGTCTCGGCGATGCTCTAA
- the boxB gene encoding benzoyl-CoA 2,3-epoxidase subunit BoxB encodes MATVDLNARIPNNVGLADDPKIRRALEHWQPKYLDWWHEMGPSQFAGHDIYLRTAIDVGAEGWANFGYVKMPEYRWGVFLGTPHDDARVPAGDTAGAPAWREVPGEHRNALRRIIVTQADTEPASVEQQRLLGASAPSLYDMRNLFQVNVEEGRHLWAMVYLLHKYFGVDGRDEADELLERRSGNPDKPRVLGTFNDPCEHWLSFFAFTMFTDRDGKFQLAALRESGFDPLARSCEFMLTEEAFHLFVGETGLERIILRTAELSMQDPNGDARAQGGIAFDIIQRAVNTWFSSCLDLFGSEISSNAANYFAAGLKGRFHERERYADHRAAQGHYRMAVVEGGQLDEIDVPLRNAMNEVLRDDYIADCERAVRKWNRRLEAMGSPLRVVLPHRRFNRRQGLYAGHSFDPTGALVDAETFARNRDAWLLSPADSAELRALMQPVTEPGKYANWIRPPSHGLGGQDLDFAYVRA; translated from the coding sequence ATGGCGACCGTCGATCTCAACGCGCGCATCCCCAACAACGTCGGGCTGGCCGACGATCCCAAGATCCGCCGGGCCCTCGAACACTGGCAGCCCAAGTACCTCGATTGGTGGCACGAGATGGGGCCGTCGCAGTTCGCCGGCCACGACATCTACCTGCGCACCGCGATCGACGTGGGCGCCGAGGGCTGGGCCAACTTCGGCTACGTGAAGATGCCCGAGTACCGCTGGGGCGTGTTCCTCGGCACGCCCCACGACGACGCGCGCGTGCCCGCGGGTGACACCGCCGGCGCACCGGCGTGGCGCGAGGTCCCCGGCGAGCACCGCAACGCGCTGCGTCGCATCATCGTGACGCAGGCCGACACCGAGCCCGCCAGCGTCGAGCAGCAGCGCCTGCTCGGTGCCTCGGCGCCGAGCCTCTACGACATGCGCAACCTCTTCCAGGTCAACGTCGAGGAAGGCCGCCATCTGTGGGCGATGGTCTATCTGCTGCACAAGTACTTCGGCGTCGACGGCCGCGACGAGGCCGACGAGCTGCTCGAGCGCCGCTCGGGCAACCCCGACAAGCCCCGTGTGCTGGGCACCTTCAACGACCCGTGCGAGCACTGGCTCAGCTTCTTCGCCTTCACGATGTTCACCGACCGCGACGGCAAGTTCCAGCTGGCCGCGCTGCGCGAGAGCGGCTTCGATCCGTTGGCTCGCAGCTGCGAGTTCATGCTGACCGAGGAGGCCTTCCATCTCTTCGTGGGTGAGACCGGGCTCGAGCGCATCATCCTGCGCACCGCCGAGCTCTCGATGCAGGACCCCAACGGCGACGCGCGGGCCCAGGGCGGCATCGCCTTCGACATCATCCAGCGTGCCGTCAACACGTGGTTCTCGAGCTGCCTCGATCTGTTCGGCAGCGAGATCTCGAGCAACGCCGCCAACTACTTCGCGGCCGGTCTCAAGGGGCGCTTCCACGAGCGCGAGCGCTACGCCGACCACCGCGCCGCGCAGGGGCACTACCGCATGGCCGTGGTCGAGGGCGGCCAGCTCGACGAGATCGACGTGCCGCTGCGCAACGCCATGAACGAGGTGCTGCGCGACGACTACATCGCCGACTGTGAGCGCGCGGTCCGCAAGTGGAACCGCCGTCTCGAGGCGATGGGTTCGCCACTGCGCGTGGTGCTGCCCCACCGCCGTTTCAACCGCCGGCAGGGACTCTACGCGGGTCACAGCTTCGACCCCACGGGCGCGCTGGTCGACGCGGAGACGTTCGCGCGCAACCGCGACGCGTGGCTGCTGTCGCCGGCCGACTCCGCGGAGCTCCGCGCGCTCATGCAGCCGGTCACCGAGCCGGGCAAGTACGCCAACTGGATCCGCCCGCCCAGCCACGGCCTCGGCGGCCAGGATCTCGACTTCGCCTACGTGCGAGCCTGA